The Opitutales bacterium ASA1 genome window below encodes:
- a CDS encoding methyl-accepting chemotaxis protein: MVAPSKRSESSQSSSVGRLASLARGVSEHLGHAVSGMQRVNMQARLLSLNARIEAARAGDSGRAFGVVAAEMASLSERTSTLTADLATRTKAELAQLDSTLEHLGAEIRGVRLSDLALSNIDLIDRNLYERSCDVRWWATDAAVVDALARPDAAQVAYASSRLGVILDAYTVYYDIVLCDLHGRVVANGRPARWRSVGRDMSETGWFREAIATRDGSEFGFRGVHRDDGLAGGELILVYSCAVREGGRSDGRVLGVLGIVFNWAALAQTIVKRTPIPEEERGRTRVCIVDSTGLVLADADDARVLASLDLPDRAAVFASGKSHRVVEDAGVRTMVAHAVSPGYETYRTGWHSLIVQTLTE; this comes from the coding sequence ATGGTCGCCCCCTCGAAGCGGTCCGAATCCTCGCAGTCGTCGTCCGTCGGACGATTGGCCTCGCTCGCACGCGGTGTGTCCGAACACCTGGGCCACGCCGTTTCCGGTATGCAACGCGTGAACATGCAGGCGCGCCTGCTTTCCCTCAACGCCCGCATCGAAGCCGCTCGCGCCGGAGACTCCGGTCGGGCGTTCGGCGTGGTGGCGGCGGAGATGGCGTCGCTCTCGGAGCGCACGTCGACGCTCACGGCCGATCTCGCCACTCGTACCAAGGCGGAGCTCGCTCAGCTCGATTCCACGCTCGAGCATCTCGGCGCCGAGATCCGCGGCGTACGGCTCTCCGACCTCGCGCTGTCGAACATCGATCTGATCGATCGCAATCTCTACGAGCGCTCGTGCGATGTGCGTTGGTGGGCGACGGATGCCGCCGTGGTCGACGCGCTCGCGCGTCCGGATGCCGCGCAGGTTGCCTACGCGTCTTCGCGCCTCGGGGTGATTCTCGACGCCTACACGGTCTACTACGACATCGTCTTGTGCGACCTGCACGGGCGCGTGGTCGCCAACGGGCGACCGGCGCGCTGGAGGAGCGTCGGACGCGACATGTCGGAAACGGGTTGGTTTCGCGAAGCGATCGCGACGCGCGACGGGAGCGAGTTCGGTTTCCGCGGCGTGCACCGCGACGATGGTCTCGCGGGTGGAGAGCTGATTCTCGTCTATTCGTGCGCGGTCCGCGAGGGGGGTCGCAGCGATGGACGTGTGCTCGGCGTCCTCGGAATCGTGTTCAATTGGGCCGCGCTCGCCCAGACGATCGTGAAGCGAACGCCGATCCCGGAGGAAGAACGCGGCCGCACGCGCGTGTGCATCGTGGACTCGACCGGCCTCGTCCTGGCGGATGCGGACGACGCGCGCGTGCTCGCTTCGCTCGATCTGCCCGATCGCGCGGCGGTGTTCGCGTCGGGAAAGAGTCATCGCGTGGTGGAGGACGCGGGCGTGCGGACGATGGTCGCGCACGCCGTCTCGCCGGGATACGAGACCTACCGGACGGGATGGCACTCGCTCATCGTGCAGACTTTGACGGAGTGA
- a CDS encoding UDP-N-acetylglucosamine 1-carboxyvinyltransferase, whose amino-acid sequence MHEALIETSTPASAAGHPSSDDVWLVEPARLEGVVELSGAKNSALRLLAASLLTPGTVELTNYPESLLDARVHVAMLEALGKRCTVSAGRIVIEEERALSSKLEYTGRAIRNNLLIWGALTARTGCAAVPLPGGCRLGERKYDLHVHLLEKLGARVWEENGLLCAEAPNGLVGCDVHLALRSTGATENGILCGCLARGRTRIWNPHIRPEILDLVDFLRELGARITVRGQESIVIDGPTEFTGGSHRVVPDNMEGLTWMIAAFVTGGDLEIRGFPTTHLEVPLIHLRESGARYFTSGDRVIARASSIYPVEISTGPYPGINSDMQPLFAVYGACARGGSRIVDLRFPGRYAYADELAKMGLRKREEGNFLAIEGGAPLYGADVDAIDLRAGAALLLAGCVATGTTRIRNAWQIERGYDHVLAKLAAVGARVHKSK is encoded by the coding sequence ATGCACGAAGCCTTGATCGAAACGTCCACGCCCGCTTCCGCCGCGGGCCACCCGTCGTCGGACGACGTGTGGTTGGTCGAACCCGCCCGTCTGGAAGGAGTGGTCGAGTTGAGCGGTGCGAAGAACAGCGCGCTGCGTCTGCTCGCCGCGAGTCTGCTCACGCCCGGGACGGTTGAGTTGACGAACTACCCGGAGAGCCTGCTCGATGCCCGCGTGCACGTCGCCATGTTGGAGGCGCTGGGCAAGCGATGTACGGTGTCGGCGGGCCGCATCGTGATCGAAGAGGAGCGTGCTCTGTCCTCGAAACTCGAATACACGGGGCGCGCCATCCGCAACAACCTCCTGATCTGGGGTGCGCTGACCGCTCGCACAGGCTGCGCGGCAGTGCCTCTGCCCGGCGGGTGCAGGCTCGGCGAGCGCAAGTACGACCTGCACGTGCACCTGTTGGAGAAGTTGGGCGCGCGCGTGTGGGAGGAGAACGGTTTGCTCTGCGCCGAAGCGCCGAACGGTCTGGTGGGGTGCGACGTCCACCTCGCGCTGCGTTCCACCGGTGCCACGGAAAACGGCATCCTGTGCGGTTGTCTCGCCCGCGGTCGCACGCGGATCTGGAATCCGCACATCCGCCCCGAGATTCTCGATCTGGTGGACTTCCTGCGCGAGTTGGGTGCGCGCATCACGGTGCGCGGGCAGGAGTCGATCGTGATCGACGGCCCGACGGAGTTCACCGGCGGCTCGCACCGCGTCGTGCCCGACAACATGGAAGGGCTCACGTGGATGATCGCCGCCTTCGTCACGGGCGGCGATCTGGAGATCCGCGGGTTTCCCACCACGCATCTGGAGGTGCCCTTGATCCACTTGCGCGAGAGTGGGGCGCGTTACTTCACGAGCGGTGATCGCGTGATCGCGCGCGCTTCGTCGATCTATCCGGTGGAGATCAGCACCGGTCCGTATCCGGGCATCAACTCCGACATGCAGCCGCTCTTCGCGGTTTACGGCGCGTGCGCTCGAGGCGGGAGCCGGATCGTCGATCTGCGTTTCCCGGGACGCTACGCCTATGCCGACGAACTGGCGAAAATGGGTCTGCGCAAACGCGAGGAGGGCAACTTCCTCGCGATCGAAGGCGGCGCTCCGCTCTACGGCGCGGACGTGGACGCGATCGACTTGCGTGCAGGGGCCGCGCTTCTGCTCGCCGGTTGCGTCGCCACCGGCACGACACGCATCCGCAACGCGTGGCAGATCGAGCGCGGGTACGACCACGTGCTCGCCAAGCTCGCCGCCGTCGGCGCCCGGGTGCACAAGTCGAAATGA
- the murB gene encoding UDP-N-acetylmuramate dehydrogenase translates to MNRIESLALARGLRERYPLAPYTTWRIGGPARWFAEPEADELLPLLRAAREDGVRVHVLGRGSNVLVDSAGVDGLVIVTRNSLVRLERDGDRIVADAGVSLPRLAKFAAAEGFRGFEFLVGIPGTVGGAVVINAGLTVYRPRATAAVLEDVEAIDAQLVPVVRTAAEIAPGYRSTNLLGSGACVVRARFRLEEAGDPEEIHRATLEHLAERKRKQPLDRFTAGSTFKQPEGGRPAGWYIEEAGLKGTYENGARVSPKHANWIENRGDATSADVRRLMDRIVETVHARFGVTLEPEVRFVS, encoded by the coding sequence ATGAACCGGATCGAGTCCCTCGCCCTCGCGCGCGGGCTGCGCGAGCGGTATCCACTCGCTCCCTACACGACGTGGCGGATCGGCGGGCCGGCGCGTTGGTTCGCCGAGCCGGAGGCGGACGAACTGCTTCCGCTCCTGCGCGCGGCGCGCGAGGACGGTGTGCGCGTCCACGTGCTCGGCCGCGGATCGAACGTGCTGGTGGACTCCGCCGGCGTGGACGGGCTCGTGATCGTCACGCGCAACTCGCTCGTGCGGCTGGAGCGCGACGGCGATCGCATCGTGGCCGACGCGGGCGTGTCGTTGCCGCGCCTCGCGAAGTTCGCCGCGGCGGAGGGTTTCCGAGGGTTCGAGTTTCTCGTGGGCATCCCCGGGACGGTCGGAGGTGCGGTCGTGATCAACGCGGGATTGACCGTGTATCGGCCGCGCGCGACCGCGGCGGTGTTGGAGGACGTGGAGGCGATCGACGCGCAACTCGTCCCGGTGGTGCGCACTGCGGCCGAGATCGCGCCCGGGTACCGTTCGACGAATCTGCTCGGTTCCGGCGCGTGCGTCGTGCGAGCACGTTTCCGTCTGGAGGAAGCGGGCGACCCGGAGGAGATCCACCGAGCGACGCTCGAGCATCTGGCGGAACGGAAGCGCAAGCAACCGCTCGACCGCTTCACCGCGGGCAGCACGTTCAAACAACCCGAGGGCGGCCGTCCGGCGGGTTGGTACATCGAAGAGGCCGGCTTGAAGGGCACCTACGAGAACGGTGCGCGCGTGAGCCCGAAGCACGCCAACTGGATCGAGAATCGCGGCGACGCCACCTCCGCCGACGTGCGACGGTTGATGGACCGCATCGTGGAAACGGTCCACGCGCGGTTCGGCGTGACGCTGGAGCCGGAGGTGAGGTTCGTTTCGTGA
- a CDS encoding undecaprenyl-phosphate glucose phosphotransferase, with protein MTVSFSVDRSRKRPAVDSAVAGGPASVFGPTVSPRERVGRNVKDRVHRVTTLLCVVDWTIAASAVFLGIGLRVWQRGELDRYIEKLDTHAGPIAAWVLGGALLYSVLLALAGTYDPSNLYRMHFTVRNILQSAVLWPVLVLAFVGLVRLDDPAPRLGVLYCACTLPVALIGARIAMLGFMMHPRVRRATRARLLVVGWSEQAAHLREALASDLGQLREVVGCVPTPGGRFRHEPPADVPVLGAFSDLARVVGPNWIDGVVLADVNLPAPEIRRLIAFCQREYLDFHLVPEYFPVLGSKLEATSVSGVPLLGVSRLPLDSAFARMLKRGFDIAGALVGLVLAAPVIAFFGLLVRAESPGPVIYRQTRVTRGGREFTIYKIRSMRLDAEEGSGAVWAQREDPRRLRVGAFMRRTNIDELPQFWNVLKGDMSLVGPRPERPELIERFKHEIPNYNVRHSVRAGVTGWAAVHGLRGATDLRKRVEFDIYYLENWSLMLDVYCIAATLLKNKNAH; from the coding sequence ATGACCGTTTCGTTCTCCGTCGATCGTTCCCGCAAACGACCCGCAGTCGACTCCGCCGTCGCCGGTGGTCCGGCGTCCGTGTTCGGGCCGACCGTCTCGCCGCGCGAGCGCGTGGGGCGCAACGTGAAGGATCGCGTCCATCGGGTGACGACGCTCCTCTGCGTGGTCGATTGGACGATCGCCGCCTCCGCCGTGTTCCTCGGCATCGGGCTGCGCGTGTGGCAACGAGGCGAGCTCGATCGGTATATCGAGAAACTGGATACGCACGCGGGACCGATCGCCGCGTGGGTGCTCGGTGGTGCGTTGCTCTACAGCGTGTTGCTCGCGCTCGCGGGGACGTACGACCCATCGAACCTCTACCGGATGCACTTCACCGTGCGCAACATCCTGCAGAGCGCGGTGCTTTGGCCGGTGCTCGTCCTCGCGTTCGTGGGGTTGGTGCGCCTCGACGATCCCGCGCCCAGACTGGGTGTGTTGTATTGTGCCTGCACGTTGCCGGTCGCCTTGATCGGGGCACGCATCGCCATGCTCGGTTTCATGATGCACCCGCGTGTGCGCCGTGCCACGCGAGCGCGGCTCTTGGTCGTCGGTTGGAGCGAACAGGCGGCCCATCTGCGCGAGGCGCTGGCGTCCGATCTCGGACAGTTGCGCGAGGTGGTCGGTTGCGTGCCGACTCCGGGCGGGCGTTTTCGGCACGAGCCGCCGGCGGACGTCCCCGTCCTCGGCGCGTTCTCCGATCTCGCGAGGGTCGTCGGTCCGAACTGGATCGACGGAGTCGTCCTCGCCGACGTGAACCTGCCGGCGCCCGAGATACGTCGGTTGATCGCGTTCTGTCAGCGCGAGTATCTGGATTTCCACTTGGTGCCCGAATACTTCCCGGTTCTCGGCTCCAAACTCGAGGCGACGTCGGTCTCCGGCGTCCCGCTGTTGGGCGTGAGCCGATTGCCGCTCGATTCGGCGTTCGCGCGCATGCTCAAGCGCGGGTTCGACATCGCGGGTGCGCTCGTCGGCCTCGTGCTCGCTGCACCCGTGATCGCGTTCTTCGGTCTGCTCGTACGGGCCGAATCGCCCGGTCCGGTGATCTATCGACAGACGCGCGTGACGCGGGGCGGTCGCGAGTTCACGATCTACAAGATCCGGAGCATGCGTCTCGATGCCGAAGAAGGCTCGGGCGCGGTGTGGGCGCAGCGGGAAGATCCGCGGCGTTTGCGCGTGGGTGCGTTCATGCGACGCACGAACATCGACGAGCTGCCGCAGTTCTGGAACGTGCTCAAGGGCGACATGAGTCTGGTCGGTCCGCGACCGGAGCGCCCCGAATTGATCGAGCGGTTCAAGCACGAGATCCCCAACTACAACGTGCGCCACTCCGTGCGCGCGGGAGTCACCGGCTGGGCCGCGGTGCACGGTCTGCGCGGTGCGACCGACCTGCGCAAGCGCGTGGAGTTCGACATCTACTACCTCGAGAACTGGAGCCTCATGCTCGATGTCTACTGCATCGCCGCGACGCTCCTCAAAAACAAGAACGCCCACTGA
- a CDS encoding type II restriction endonuclease MjaV, translating to MRLRSLTLVSVCLAVSLPARAADDPHAAIRQRIQDMVTGVRDVPLPVVIEAISGRRVLPWDGEQRGALERAATAVLNEINRAGITSGRINEAGNVAERHVLAALRAEGFSTDRPVAPSGRVRTAGYPDLLATLGKDHFYVEVKIFSASTEDSTQRSFYLSPSADFKVTRDAHHLLIAIELTPVAKGLYRTKTVRWLDLSRLHCDLKYEFNASNRDMYRPEAGLVVIESTLP from the coding sequence ATGCGCCTCCGTTCGCTCACCCTCGTGTCGGTGTGTCTGGCCGTGTCGCTCCCGGCGCGCGCCGCCGATGATCCGCACGCGGCTATCCGTCAGCGTATCCAGGATATGGTGACGGGCGTGCGCGACGTGCCGCTGCCGGTCGTGATCGAAGCGATCTCGGGCCGTCGCGTGCTGCCGTGGGACGGCGAGCAGCGCGGGGCGCTCGAGCGCGCCGCCACAGCGGTGTTGAATGAGATCAACCGCGCAGGCATCACCAGCGGTCGCATCAACGAGGCGGGCAACGTCGCCGAGAGACACGTGCTCGCTGCCCTGCGCGCCGAAGGGTTCTCGACCGACCGTCCGGTGGCGCCGTCGGGACGCGTGCGCACTGCGGGCTATCCCGATCTGTTGGCCACGCTCGGCAAGGACCACTTTTACGTGGAGGTGAAGATCTTCAGCGCCTCGACCGAGGACAGCACGCAGCGCAGTTTCTACCTTTCGCCCTCGGCCGACTTCAAGGTCACGCGCGACGCGCACCACCTGCTGATCGCGATCGAGCTGACCCCGGTCGCCAAGGGGCTGTATCGCACGAAGACGGTCCGCTGGCTCGATCTCAGCCGTCTGCACTGCGACCTGAAGTACGAGTTCAACGCCAGCAATCGCGACATGTACCGACCCGAGGCCGGGTTGGTCGTGATCGAAAGCACGCTACCCTGA
- the cysE gene encoding serine O-acetyltransferase, which translates to MNAVVEEDASTRPVGLRRAWHQTRRALFSLEAHVVALHRLGRYCARLPGVGTTLALVVRHAMRVYSGCDVSFDAEIGRHLRLPHPLGIVIGDGVRIGDDVMLWHGVTLGSHGRRGTGRTYPTIGDGVRIYANASVIGPVTIGAGAIVGAHALVTIDVPPGATAVGVPARVVGRVETAGA; encoded by the coding sequence GTGAATGCGGTCGTGGAAGAGGATGCCTCGACGCGCCCGGTCGGGCTTCGCCGTGCGTGGCACCAGACGCGGCGTGCGTTGTTCTCGCTCGAGGCGCACGTCGTGGCGCTGCACCGATTGGGGCGCTACTGCGCGCGACTGCCGGGCGTGGGGACGACCCTCGCGCTCGTGGTGCGGCATGCGATGCGCGTCTACTCGGGTTGCGACGTGTCCTTCGATGCCGAGATCGGGCGGCACCTGCGCTTGCCGCATCCGCTGGGGATCGTGATCGGCGACGGTGTGCGGATCGGCGACGACGTGATGCTGTGGCACGGCGTCACGCTCGGCAGCCACGGTCGGCGCGGAACGGGCCGCACGTATCCGACGATTGGAGACGGTGTGCGGATCTACGCGAACGCGAGCGTGATCGGGCCGGTGACGATCGGGGCCGGAGCGATCGTCGGAGCGCACGCGCTGGTGACGATCGACGTGCCTCCCGGGGCGACGGCGGTCGGCGTGCCGGCGCGCGTCGTCGGCCGAGTGGAGACGGCGGGCGCGTGA
- the fdhD gene encoding formate dehydrogenase accessory sulfurtransferase FdhD, with translation MSKPDAEQPAPGAQPVSILRISLGETTSAEAVGDSVAAEEPLEIRVEGRPVAVVMRTPGHDEELAAGFLLSESVVRSPSDVFEISHCPSVSAGSEGNVIDVLLVHADRADLKRLTRHVFTSSSCGICGKGTIEAVHQRITPLAADEVRIDAAQLAGLPEAMRAHQKLFDATGGLHACALFTRDGRMLHLREDVGRHNAVDKVLGRALLDGLLPLSEHVLAVSGRVSFEIMQKALAARVPVVAAVSAPTSLAVRFAQESGQTLACFVRPGGLNLYAGSQRVRASADQAK, from the coding sequence GTGAGCAAGCCCGACGCAGAGCAACCCGCACCCGGCGCCCAGCCTGTATCCATTCTTCGGATATCGCTCGGTGAAACGACGAGCGCGGAGGCGGTCGGCGACTCGGTCGCCGCCGAGGAACCGCTCGAGATCCGCGTCGAGGGACGCCCGGTCGCGGTGGTGATGCGCACGCCCGGACACGACGAGGAACTCGCCGCGGGCTTTCTTCTTTCCGAAAGCGTCGTGCGGTCACCGAGCGACGTGTTCGAGATCAGCCATTGCCCCTCCGTCTCCGCCGGCTCGGAAGGCAACGTGATCGACGTCCTCCTCGTGCACGCCGACCGCGCGGACCTCAAGCGACTCACACGGCATGTCTTCACCTCCAGCAGTTGCGGTATCTGCGGCAAGGGCACGATCGAAGCCGTGCACCAGCGCATCACGCCACTCGCCGCCGACGAGGTGCGCATCGACGCGGCGCAGCTCGCGGGTCTCCCCGAAGCGATGCGGGCTCACCAAAAACTCTTCGACGCGACCGGCGGCCTGCACGCCTGCGCTCTCTTCACCCGCGACGGACGAATGCTCCACCTGCGCGAAGACGTCGGCAGACACAACGCCGTCGACAAGGTCCTCGGTCGTGCCCTGCTCGACGGACTGCTACCGCTCTCCGAACACGTCCTCGCCGTGAGTGGACGCGTCTCCTTCGAGATCATGCAGAAGGCGCTCGCCGCGCGCGTGCCCGTCGTCGCCGCGGTGTCCGCGCCGACTTCGCTCGCGGTCCGCTTCGCGCAGGAGAGCGGCCAGACGCTCGCGTGCTTCGTCCGCCCGGGCGGGCTCAACCTCTACGCCGGCTCGCAGCGCGTGCGTGCGTCGGCGGATCAGGCGAAATGA
- a CDS encoding undecaprenyl-phosphate glucose phosphotransferase, which translates to MRVVRHLKDRLFRLATALCLIDGVVGCAAISLGLILRVLQRGEFEAFRASFVDRFSPAIAWVAGGAVVYCALLAFFRVYEPANLYRMHFTLRKIAQSALLWPLAMLAINGLLQYNELAPRLGLLYCAGTLLAAGMLTRVFTLGILMHPRVRRSTRARVVVVGWNEQAASLRHALHSDHGQLREVIGCVCNPGGGFAAAPDQVKVLGSYDDLPRLVAAHQVDGVILAEIHTAPHEIRRLIEFCQREYLSFHLVPEYFPALGSRLEAKAVNGVPLLGVSRLPLDSAPHRALKRALDVAGALVGLVVAAPLIGLFGLLVYLESPGPVIYRQKRTTRGGRTFTIFKIRSMRLDAESKSGAVWCKQDDPRRLRVGAFMRRTNIDELPQFWNVLKGDMSLVGPRPERPELIERFKNEIPNYNVRHSVRAGVTGWAAVHGLRGDTDLRQRVEYDIYYIEHWSVLLDLYCILATFFKRDGAH; encoded by the coding sequence GTGCGCGTCGTGCGGCACTTGAAGGATCGGCTCTTTCGACTCGCCACCGCCTTGTGCCTGATCGACGGCGTGGTCGGCTGCGCGGCCATCTCGCTCGGGTTGATCCTGCGCGTCCTGCAGCGGGGTGAGTTCGAAGCGTTCCGGGCCAGTTTCGTGGATCGCTTCTCGCCCGCGATCGCGTGGGTCGCGGGTGGCGCGGTGGTCTACTGCGCGTTGCTCGCCTTCTTCCGCGTCTACGAGCCCGCGAACCTCTACCGCATGCACTTCACGCTGCGGAAGATCGCGCAGAGCGCGCTGCTCTGGCCGCTCGCGATGCTCGCGATCAACGGCCTGCTCCAATACAACGAGTTGGCTCCGCGGCTCGGGTTGCTCTACTGCGCGGGCACGCTCTTGGCCGCGGGCATGCTCACCCGTGTATTCACACTCGGGATACTGATGCACCCGCGGGTGCGCCGTTCGACGCGTGCGCGCGTGGTCGTCGTGGGATGGAACGAACAGGCCGCGAGTTTGCGTCACGCGCTCCACTCCGATCACGGGCAGTTGCGCGAGGTGATCGGGTGCGTGTGCAACCCGGGTGGAGGCTTCGCCGCCGCGCCGGACCAAGTGAAGGTGCTCGGTTCCTACGACGACCTTCCCCGCCTCGTCGCCGCGCACCAAGTGGACGGCGTGATCCTCGCCGAGATCCACACCGCACCGCACGAGATCCGTCGCCTGATCGAGTTTTGTCAGCGCGAGTACCTCTCGTTTCATCTGGTGCCGGAGTATTTCCCGGCGCTCGGTTCGCGCTTGGAAGCCAAGGCGGTGAACGGCGTGCCGCTGCTCGGCGTGAGCCGGCTCCCGCTCGACTCCGCGCCGCATCGTGCCTTGAAGCGCGCGCTCGACGTCGCGGGAGCGCTCGTCGGCTTGGTCGTGGCCGCGCCTCTGATCGGTTTGTTCGGCTTGCTCGTCTACCTCGAGTCGCCGGGACCGGTCATCTACCGCCAGAAGCGGACCACGCGGGGAGGTCGGACGTTCACGATCTTCAAGATCCGCAGCATGCGCCTCGACGCCGAATCGAAGTCCGGCGCGGTCTGGTGCAAGCAGGACGATCCGCGACGCTTGCGCGTGGGCGCGTTCATGCGGCGCACGAACATCGACGAGCTGCCTCAGTTCTGGAACGTGCTCAAGGGCGACATGAGCCTCGTCGGCCCGCGACCCGAGCGCCCCGAGTTGATCGAGCGCTTCAAGAACGAGATTCCCAACTACAACGTGCGCCACTCGGTTCGGGCCGGTGTGACCGGCTGGGCCGCCGTCCATGGTCTGCGGGGCGACACCGATCTGCGGCAGCGCGTGGAGTACGACATCTACTACATCGAGCACTGGAGCGTGTTGCTCGATCTCTACTGCATCCTCGCGACGTTCTTCAAACGCGACGGAGCGCACTGA
- a CDS encoding FdhF/YdeP family oxidoreductase — protein sequence MADHRVPSGTAPHTRLPFGIGARKPKHFRDMARVVWQNRDNLGYAWKVLSRGVCDGCALGVAGFHDWTIDGVHLCMTRLNLLRLNTMPEMDHARLADVAPLRALDNRALRDLGRLAHPMRRRRGEPGFTRVSWDEALASIGERIRKTDADRLAFFLTSRGITNEIYYTAQKVARFLGTNNVDNAARLCHAPSTAAMKQTLGVAASTCSYTDWIGTDLLVFFGSNPANDQPVATKYLHMAKAAGTRVVMVNPYLEPGMVRYWVPSTASSALFGTKITDDWYAVAQGGDIAFLYGALKHLLAIGGVEDAFVDAHVSGFRVLAETATALPWDVLERAAGLPRASMEAFGAQLAAARTGVFVWSMGLTQHPWGADNVRMVLNLALARGFLGRDKCGVMPIRGHSSVQGGAEMGAYATAFPGGKPITAENAAPLSAAYGFPVPERPGLSATEMIEAADRGKLDVLYALGGNFLRTLPDPDHVAGALARVPVRVHQDILLTDQMLIEPGEEVWLLPARTRYEQDDGGTETTTERRIVFSPEIPREVGEARAEWRILLDLARAVHPERAQLLGCEDGWRMREEIARIVPFYAGIEKLREGGDQFQYGGPHLCADGVCATSDGRAHVVAPPLPDLSRPEGAFHVSTRRGKQFNTLVYADVDPLNGAPRDAVLMSETDAARLHLLHGDRVELHNELGRLACTVHLAPIAEGSLQVHWPEGNVLIRRGVVDPGGLAPDYNALVHVARSPAL from the coding sequence ATGGCCGACCACCGCGTCCCCTCCGGCACCGCCCCCCACACGCGCCTTCCGTTCGGCATCGGCGCGCGCAAACCCAAGCACTTCCGCGACATGGCGCGCGTGGTGTGGCAGAACCGCGACAACCTCGGCTACGCGTGGAAGGTCCTCAGTCGCGGCGTCTGCGACGGTTGCGCCCTCGGCGTGGCCGGCTTCCACGACTGGACGATCGACGGCGTGCACCTGTGCATGACGCGCCTCAATCTGCTCCGTCTCAACACCATGCCGGAGATGGACCACGCCCGGCTCGCCGACGTCGCCCCGCTGCGCGCGCTCGACAACCGCGCCTTGCGCGACCTCGGACGCCTCGCCCACCCCATGCGCCGCCGCCGCGGCGAGCCCGGCTTCACGCGCGTCTCGTGGGACGAGGCGCTCGCCTCGATCGGCGAACGTATCCGGAAAACGGATGCGGACCGCCTCGCCTTCTTCCTCACCTCGCGCGGCATCACCAACGAAATCTACTACACCGCCCAGAAGGTCGCCCGTTTCCTCGGGACCAACAACGTCGACAACGCCGCCCGCCTCTGCCACGCGCCCTCCACCGCGGCGATGAAACAGACGCTTGGCGTCGCCGCATCCACGTGCAGCTACACCGACTGGATCGGCACCGACCTGCTCGTCTTCTTCGGCTCCAACCCGGCCAACGACCAACCGGTCGCGACCAAGTACCTGCACATGGCCAAGGCGGCCGGTACGCGCGTCGTCATGGTCAACCCCTACCTCGAGCCCGGCATGGTCCGCTACTGGGTGCCCTCCACCGCCTCCAGCGCGCTCTTCGGCACGAAGATCACCGACGATTGGTACGCGGTCGCGCAGGGCGGAGACATCGCGTTTCTCTACGGCGCGTTGAAACACCTGCTCGCCATCGGCGGCGTCGAAGACGCGTTCGTCGACGCGCACGTATCCGGTTTTCGAGTACTGGCGGAAACGGCCACCGCACTACCCTGGGACGTGCTGGAACGCGCCGCCGGACTGCCCCGCGCCTCGATGGAAGCCTTCGGCGCGCAGCTCGCCGCCGCCCGCACGGGCGTGTTCGTGTGGAGCATGGGCCTCACCCAACACCCGTGGGGCGCGGACAACGTCCGCATGGTCCTGAACCTCGCACTCGCCCGCGGTTTCCTCGGTCGCGACAAATGCGGCGTCATGCCCATCCGCGGCCACAGCTCGGTGCAGGGCGGCGCCGAAATGGGCGCCTACGCCACCGCCTTCCCGGGGGGCAAACCGATCACGGCGGAAAACGCCGCCCCGCTCTCAGCGGCCTATGGTTTCCCGGTCCCCGAGCGTCCCGGCCTTTCCGCCACCGAGATGATCGAGGCCGCCGATCGCGGAAAGCTCGACGTGCTCTACGCGCTCGGAGGCAATTTCCTGCGCACCCTGCCCGACCCCGACCACGTCGCCGGCGCGCTCGCCCGCGTGCCCGTGCGCGTGCATCAGGACATCCTCCTCACCGACCAGATGCTGATCGAACCGGGGGAAGAGGTCTGGCTTCTGCCGGCGCGCACACGCTACGAACAGGACGACGGCGGCACCGAGACGACCACCGAGCGCCGCATCGTCTTTTCCCCGGAGATCCCGCGCGAGGTCGGCGAAGCCCGCGCGGAGTGGCGCATCCTCCTCGACCTCGCCCGTGCGGTACACCCGGAGCGCGCGCAGCTCCTCGGCTGCGAGGACGGCTGGCGCATGCGCGAAGAGATCGCGCGCATCGTCCCCTTCTACGCCGGCATCGAGAAACTGCGCGAAGGCGGCGACCAGTTCCAATACGGCGGCCCGCATCTCTGTGCGGACGGCGTCTGCGCGACGAGCGACGGCCGTGCCCATGTCGTCGCCCCGCCCTTGCCGGATCTGTCGCGGCCCGAAGGCGCGTTCCACGTCAGCACGCGCCGTGGCAAACAATTCAACACGCTCGTCTACGCCGACGTCGACCCCCTCAACGGCGCTCCCCGCGACGCCGTCCTCATGAGCGAGACCGACGCCGCACGCCTCCACCTCCTGCACGGCGACCGCGTGGAACTGCACAACGAACTCGGGCGTCTCGCTTGCACCGTCCACCTCGCGCCCATCGCCGAAGGCAGCCTCCAGGTCCATTGGCCCGAGGGCAACGTCCTCATCCGCCGCGGCGTCGTCGACCCCGGCGGCCTCGCCCCCGACTACAACGCGCTCGTGCACGTCGCGAGGTCGCCCGCACTTTGA